The proteins below are encoded in one region of Centropristis striata isolate RG_2023a ecotype Rhode Island chromosome 12, C.striata_1.0, whole genome shotgun sequence:
- the cd40lg gene encoding CD40 ligand: MINTYQTSLAAPPVPPRLNRSHQVLIPGPHPSQGQSKHVIHFLVGVVLLHLFLSVAAFIYLYQNDKMLSFQLPSSEGKTAAQSDKQDTSYKALARMVVLQPPLDQKPVASAAGYLQWDTTKDHSVLSNIKPFYQSWLTILQPGDYYVYSRVTFSKGHSTLPLASIVKLRKSETAKVENVMQAYCNLNYNRQIPSPCSATQGGLVRLEKGNQLSLWVQDLSLVNYDIAATTFGMYKL, from the exons ATGATCAACACGTACCAGACCAGCCTGGCTGCACCGCCGGTGCCTCCGCGCCTCAACAGGTCCCACCAGGTCCTCATCCCGGGTCCACATCCATCACAAGGCCAAAGCAAACATGTCATCCACTTCTTGGTCGGTGTAGTGTTGCTGCATTTATTTCTGTCGGTTGCAGCATTCATCTATCTGTACCAGAATGACAAAATG CTTTCATTTCAGCTTCCCTCGAGTGAAGGaaaaa CTGCTGCTCAATCAGACAAGCAGGATACTTCCTACAAAGCTTTGGCACGCATGGTGGTTCTACAACCTCCACTAGATCAGAAACCTGTTG CCTCTGCAGCGGGTTATCTCCAGTGGGACACAACTAAGGATCACTCAGTGCTGAGCAACATCAAGCCCTTCTACCAAAGCTGGCTGACCATCCTGCAGCCTGGAGACTACTACGTCTACTCCAGGGTGACCTTCTCCAAAGGCCACTCCACGCTCCCGCTGGCCTCCATAGTGAAGCTGAGGAAGAGTGAGACAGCAAAGGTGGAGAATGTGATGCAGGCCTACTGCAACCTAAACTACAACAGGCAAATCCCTAGTCCGTGCTCGGCCACGCAGGGAGGCCTCGTCAGACTGGAGAAAGGAAACCAGCTTAGCCTCTGGGTACAAGACCTTTCACTGGTGAACTACGACATAGCAGCCACAACCTTTGGGATGTACAAACTGTAA
- the vgll1 gene encoding transcription cofactor vestigial-like protein 1, with amino-acid sequence MEDGTDNIAVKVEEHSRCVILTYFQGDINSMVDAHFSRALSKVCKAKAPAKTKKTRKTIKMEDSSPCQGTPVDCYSEPQVPPVAGCLLNFSPADNAPGPWHSFTSRAGEGPGLPSITYSLSPEGLSLTGQQYATSLLNLLHSDRGEVGPSMASSSKPELHPNWTVPQGFRDSVDPGVGFEPGRRLDKKDLYWY; translated from the exons ATGGAGGACGGAACAGACAACATAGCAGTCAAGGTGGAGGAGCACTCTCGGTGTGTCATCCTGACCTACTTCCAGGGAGACATCAACAGCATGGTGGACGCTCACTTCAGCCGAGCTCTCAGCAAAGTCTGCAAGGCCAAGGCACCagcaaagacaaagaaaaccCGTAAAACTATTAAAATGG AGGACAGCAGCCCCTGTCAGGGGACACCTGTTGACTGTTACTCAGAGCCGCAGGTCCCTCCTGTAGCAGGATGTCTCCTGAACTTCAGCCCTGCAGACAACGCTCCTGGCCCCTGGCACTCATTCACTTCCAGGGCCGGAGAGGGCCCGGGGTTGCCGTCCATCACCTACTCTCTGTCCCCAGAAGGGTTGAGTCTTACCGGACAGCAATACGCCACGTCCCTGCTCAACCTACTGCACAGTGACCGAGGGGAGGTGGGACCCAGCATGGCCTCAAGCTCCAAGCCGGAGCTGCATCCCAACTGGACAGTGCCTCaaggatttagagactccgtgGACCCTGGTGTAGGATTTGAACCTG GACGCCGTCTGGACAAGAAGGACTTGTACTGGTATTGA
- the tmtops3a gene encoding teleost multiple tissue opsin 3a, with amino-acid sequence MVVHIRGCNFSSTDSSGSLSGSDLSTVATLRDSPASQSPGGLSRSGHTVVAVCLGFIFVAGILNNFVALLIFAKFRCLWTPINVILLNISLSDILVCVFGTPFSFAASLHGRWLIGEYGCKWYGFANSLFGIVSLVSLSILSYERYTTVLRSSQVDISDFRKAWLCVGGSWLYSLFWTTPPLLGWSSYGPEGPGTTCSVQWHLRSPTSVSYVLCLFIFCLLLPLLLMVYSYGRILVAIKRVGKINLLAAQRREQHILAMVLSMVSCYMLCWMPYGIMALMATFGKLGLVTPMASVVPSILAKFSTVINPVIYMFFNNQFYRCFVAFMKCSQDPQSDQGDEHQIRRSHIFGFFPVHRQASLSSSQRQILSASRNATFCRRHNERHTLVVHYTP; translated from the exons atGGTGGTCCACATACGCGGCTGCAATTTCAGCTCGACGGACAGCTCCGGCTCTCTCTCCGGCTCTGACCTCAGCACCGTCGCCACTCTGCGGGACTCCCCGGCGTCCCAGAGCCCCGGCGGGCTGAGCCGGAGCGGCCACACGGTGGTGGCAGTATGCCTCGGCTTCATCTTCGTCGCGGGGATCCTCAACAACTTCGTCGCTCTGCTCATCTTCGCCAAGTTCCGCTGCCTGTGGACGCCCATCAATGTGATCCTGCTGAACATCAGCCTGAGCGACATCCTGGTGTGCGTCTTCGGCACACCCTTCAGTTTCGCTGCCAGTCTGCACGGCAGATGGCTGATTGGAGAGTACGGCTGCAAGTGGTACGGCTTCGCCAACTCCCTCTTTG GGATTGTATCCCTGGTGTCCTTGTCTATTCTTTCCTATGAGCGCTACACCACAGTGCTGCGCTCCTCGCAGGTCGACATCTCAGACTTCAGAAAGGCCTGGCTCTGTGTCGGAGGCTCCTGGCTCTACTCGCTCTTCTGGACCACACCACCCTTACTGGGTTGGAGCAGCTACGGGCCGGAGGGGCCCGGTACCACCTGCTCCGTCCAGTGGCACCTCCGCTCACCCACCAGCGTCTCATATGTGTTGTGTCTCTTCAtcttctgtctgctgctgccactCCTGCTCATGGTCTACTCTTATGGCCGGATCCTGGTGGCAATCAAGAGG GTGGGTAAGATCAACCTGCTGGCAGCTCAGCGCAGAGAGCAGCACATCTTGGCGATGGTGCTGTCCATGGTGTCCTGCTACATGCTGTGCTGGATGCCGTACGGCATCATGGCGCTGATGGCCACCTTCGGCAAGTTGGGGCTGGTCACCCCCATGGCGAGCGTGGTGCCCTCCATCCTGGCCAAGTTCAGCACCGTCATAAACCCGGTCATCTACATGTTCTTTAACAACCAG ttttatagATGCTTTGTGGCTTTCATGAAGTGCAGCCAGGATCCCCAGTCTGATCAAGGAGACGAACATCAAATTCGGAGGTCACACATCTTTGGTTTCTTCCCCGTCCACAGACAAGCCTCCCTCAGCTCTTCACAGCGTCAGATCCTCAGCGCCTCCAGAAACGCGACCTTCTGTAGGCGGCACAATGAACGCCACACGCTGGTCGTCCACTACACTCCATAA